GACAAGTTTTGTGCTTAGTGGTGCGGTAGGACATGCGGAGGAAGCTGGGGATGTTGCGGTTAAGGAAGAAAAACCAGCAGCAGAAATGAAAACAGCAACGCTTGATGAGTTTACATTAGATGAAGTAATCGTTACGGCGCAACGTATTGAAACAAAAGATTTAGACACACCGGCAACGACGACGGTAATTACCGCACAAAAGTTAAAAGATAGTGGTGCAGCGACTGTTTTTGAAGCAATTGAGCGCATTCCTGGGATTAATAGCTATTCATATGGAAATGGTGGCGGTGATTATGGCGCAATGTATTCGCGTATTAATATCCGTGGGATGGATAAGGGTACGCTTATTTTAGTGAATGGCAGTCCTGTAAACTTAATGAATTATAATAGTATGATGAGCTCTATTCCAGTAGAAGCAGTAGATCGAGTTGAAATTGTAAAAGGTTCAAATGCCGTTTTATATGGTGCAGAAGCTATGGGCGGCGTCATTAATATTATTACGAAAAAATCTGGTACAGTTGGCGGAAGTGTAACAGCGCAAACGGGCAATTATAATAAAAACTACTCCGTGGGCGTAAATGCGGATGATGTTAGTATTTTTTATAAACGCGAATTCTATAATTCTATCGATGATTATAATCCACTATTTGCTACAACAACGAAAAAGACTTCAAAAGATAAAGGGACGAGAGACTCTATCTTTATGAATTATAATATTAATGATAAATTAACAATGACTTACGCATATTCAGATACAGATAGTACTTATAAACAGTTTTCCTATGATAATGCTACAAAAGATTGGACGAAGCTTACTAAAGAAAATTTATATTATGATAATAGACAAAATGTAAATTTGAGCTATGATGACACGGAGAATCAATTAAAATCTACGATTACTTATAATAAGAATAAGCTAAGAGGCTATAAAGGTGCTACAACGAATACGGATTTAAGCAGCATTGATTTTAATACGCAAAAAGCATGGGATATTAATGATGGAAAAGATACCTTGGTAGGCGGCATTAATGTACATCGCGAAAGCTATACGCAAAACAAGGGTGCTCATACAGGTGACTTTGATAGAGACAGTTATGCATTATACCTTTCTTATACCAATCAAATCAATGATAGATTTTCAACGACGATTGGTGCAAGAGAGCATTTTGTGAAGGGAAATGAGTATGATGATGCACAAAA
This genomic interval from Selenobaculum gibii contains the following:
- a CDS encoding TonB-dependent receptor plug domain-containing protein, translated to MLRSERNLYKKIFLTMLMGTSFVLSGAVGHAEEAGDVAVKEEKPAAEMKTATLDEFTLDEVIVTAQRIETKDLDTPATTTVITAQKLKDSGAATVFEAIERIPGINSYSYGNGGGDYGAMYSRINIRGMDKGTLILVNGSPVNLMNYNSMMSSIPVEAVDRVEIVKGSNAVLYGAEAMGGVINIITKKSGTVGGSVTAQTGNYNKNYSVGVNADDVSIFYKREFYNSIDDYNPLFATTTKKTSKDKGTRDSIFMNYNINDKLTMTYAYSDTDSTYKQFSYDNATKDWTKLTKENLYYDNRQNVNLSYDDTENQLKSTITYNKNKLRGYKGATTNTDLSSIDFNTQKAWDINDGKDTLVGGINVHRESYTQNKGAHTGDFDRDSYALYLSYTNQINDRFSTTIGAREHFVKGNEYDDAQNIFLPQIQTLYKINDNTSWYVNIGKSFELPASNSPFYGSAAVSTAIPLKPQEGWNYETGLKVIHDTESFKLAVFKMDVKNKFKWVKENTVIPGGDENTSIQINRDKFRNTGVEMEYTKKLNDNLQLNLGAYYGNPEAKDGDGDWMQDEARLQFSAGATYKKDKLTLDMEWFVTAKREMAYYNYAGNTKYQDHRVPDKIDLNLTMQYAINPEDTITLGGYNLLNRENPINNSENWSTPRNYRLAYTHRF